One Elaeis guineensis isolate ETL-2024a chromosome 10, EG11, whole genome shotgun sequence genomic window carries:
- the LOC105052506 gene encoding rapid alkalinization factor-like, which translates to MARLAGLPFLLLSLLVAATAHSSGGAGEGAVPLSWIPRLSTCQGTIAECLGGEEFDLSSEVARRILADSNYVSYNALKQDSVPCSRRGASYYNCQPGAEANPYSRGCSAITQCRS; encoded by the coding sequence ATGGCGAGACTAGCGGGACTTCCcttccttcttctctccctcctCGTCGCCGCCACCGCCCACTCCAGCGGCGGAGCAGGGGAAGGCGCCGTGCCGCTGAGCTGGATCCCGAGGCTGTCGACGTGCCAGGGGACCATAGCGGAGTGCCTCGGCGGGGAGGAGTTCGATCTGAGCTCCGAGGTGGCCCGCCGCATCCTGGCGGACTCCAACTACGTCTCCTACAACGCCCTCAAGCAAGACAGTGTCCCCTGCTCCCGCCGTGGCGCCTCCTACTACAACTGCCAGCCCGGCGCCGAGGCCAACCCCTACTCCCGTGGCTGCTCCGCCATCACCCAGTGCCGGAGTTAG
- the LOC105052507 gene encoding protein RALF-like 33: MARLAGLAFLLLSLLVAAATAAHSSGGAGDGAVPLSWIPGMSTCQGTIAECLAGEEFDLSSEVARRILATSDYISYNALKRDSVPCSRRGASYYNCRPGAQANPYSRGCSAITRCRS, translated from the coding sequence ATGGCGAGACTGGCGGGACTTGCcttccttcttctctccctcctCGTTGCCGCCGCCACAGCCGCCCACTCCAGCGGCGGAGCAGGGGATGGCGCCGTGCCGCTGAGCTGGATCCCGGGGATGTCGACGTGCCAGGGGACCATAGCGGAGTGCCTCGCCGGGGAGGAGTTCGATCTGAGTTCCGAGGTGGCCCGCCGCATCCTGGCGACCTCCGACTACATCTCCTACAACGCCCTCAAGCGCGACAGCGTCCCCTGCTCCCGCCGTGGCGCCTCCTACTACAACTGCCGCCCTGGCGCCCAGGCCAACCCCTACTCCCGCGGCTGCTCCGCCATCACCCGCTGCCGGagttag